A segment of the Physeter macrocephalus isolate SW-GA unplaced genomic scaffold, ASM283717v5 random_999, whole genome shotgun sequence genome:
AGACATCATCAACCCACAGATACCTGTGGCTTTGTTCTGTCTTTGCAACGTACTTGGAATACATCCACTCCCTTGGAGAGATGTTGATTGGAATAGACTTGTTCCTGCCCTCTGGGCCTgaaattctttgtgttttttcccccagGAAGCCCAGAATTCCCACGTCTACTGGGTGAGTGTCTCCCTCGGGAGGAGGGGAGCTCAGGAGGTGTACCTGTGGGTGCAGGTTGGGAGGTGGGCAGGTTTACCTCTGGGGGCGGGAGGTGGGACGGTGCAGTGCCGGTGTCGGTCTTTGTTGCCCTTTGCTCTCCTAGAATTCCAAGGGGGCTGGCCCAGGGTCTGTTCCTTCTCAGATGTGAACTCTCTCCCCTACCCCCGCAGTGGCGTTACTGCATCCGCTTGGAGAACCTCGACAGTGACGTCGTACAGCTCCGGGAGCGACACTGGAGGATATTCAGTCTATCCGGCACCTTGGAGACAGTGCGGGGCCGAGGGGTGGTGGGCAGGGTGAGCATCTTTGGGCCAATAATGCTGTTTCTAGTCCTGCCCAGCAGGCCTAGGAGCTTAGTGCAtggtttcctcctcctctgtggTTAGGGACAGAGGCTTAGTATGTGAAAGCTTAGGGCTGTTTGGGGTGAGAAACCTCACCCATGAGATCGGTTTTCTTATAATGCATTTcgcagatgaagagactgagactGAGACTGTTGTTTAACTAGCCCAAGGTCCTGTAGCTAGTAGAGGctaggcctgggtttgaatccaagtGAGTCTGCCATCAAAGCTTGTGGTTgccagccttttaaaaaatctattgggATGCCTTTGGGTGAGGCATGGACCCGCCACCACTCCTGGTCgtccttcctctgcctcttttttttttttttttttgcggtacgcgggcttctcactgctgtggcctctcccgttgcggagcacaggctccggacgcgcaggctcagcggccatggctcacgggcccagccgctccgcggcacgtgggatcttcccggaccagggcacgaacctgtgtcccctgcatcggcaggcggactctcaaccactgcgccaccagggaagccccctctgcctCTTTACATGTGTACATCCTCTGCTGGTCCTTGAAGAGATCTGATTTTGCAATTCCTGCGTTACCCTACCCTGTCTCCTGAGAAAGTCATGAGAGAGGACCACATTCAACAGGCATTTATCCATGTTAGCAGGGAGTTGGGGAAGCAGCGTGGGATAGAAAGAACAGGGCTTTGGAGTTAGTCTGTTTTCAAATGCCCACTGTGTTGCTTATTTACTgcataactttgggcaagttaaccAAAATCTCCGTTTCTTAGGATCACACCTATTACCTTATGATTACCAGCAGACTTAAGTTAGCAGAAGTCTGCTGAGCACAGTGTGGCTCCTGGCACTTAGGTACTTAGTGAATGGATGCTGGACAGGGTATTTACAGAGTAGATCCTGGGCTTAGCATCTTTGCCTGTAACCTCAGCCATTCAGTCTGAGATTATCTTTCCCAGGGTCAGAATAAAAGGCCCAGGTCAATGGCTGTGCTGTGGAAGGTGCTGGTCGGCCGTTACGGTGGGAGGCATGAGGGGGCATCCAGCCTGGACTGGCAGTCAGCATGTGGCCCCGGGGTACAGGGAGCTTGTCTGGCCTGACCTGTTTTGCCTGAACCCTCACAGGAACCAGTGTTATCCAAGGAGCAGCCCGCATTCCAGTACAGCAGCCACGTCTCCCTACAAGCTTCCAGTGGGCACATGTGGTGAGTAAGCACatgctggggcaggggcagctcaAGTCCACGGACACTGCGGGTCAGAAAAAGTGAGAGCTTATAGCTTGCAGTTAACTCTGGACCAAGTGAAGTCCTGAGGTGGAGGCTTATCTGCTGTTTATTGCTGTGTGGGTCTTGTCTGATCGATGACTGTTTTCCAGTTCCCTGTGATTTTGTAGAATGAGGACTTAGATCAAAGAGGTCTGGTGACTTTGACGCTGCACTGAGTTGCCCACGTAGTCGGGTTTTTTCCCTGATGTTTCACTCCTTAACCTGAAAGTATAGTTGGGTAGCTTATGCAGGGTGCATCTAAGGGCCAGATTCAGGAGAGCTTCGTTTCTTCTTCTCACGTAGGGCCAGGATAGGCTCTTGGGTCTCTGATCAGTGTTGTCCTGGCATGAGCCAGGCAGAAGAGAGCCCAGGCCTGTCTTATCCTGCCTCAGTTCTGGTGCTGAGGACATAGGGCTCTCCAGGCTTCAACCCTCACTCCCTTTAAACCAGTTTCTCTCACAGGGGCACATTCCGCTTCGAGAGGCCTGATGGTTCCCACTTTGATGTCCGgatccctcccttctcccttgaaAGCAATAAAGATGAGAAGACACCACCTTCAGGCCTTCACTGGTAGGCCAGCTGAGGCCCTAAGCACCCAGGCTCGGACCCCAAAGAACAGCTCACCTCCCACAATTGCTGCAGAACTCTGTCATGGGCCACAGTGGGTCTCTTAATTGTTTGCACCTTTTGATTGTGGGGTTCTTATTTTGGCGggtggagtataactgttttctCCAGAAAACCCACGTAGGACTCCTCCAAGGGTGGCCTTCCGCATAAGCCCTGCCTATGCTGTGTTCCAGTAAACCTTTCCATCAGGAACTCTCTGTGTTCAGCTGCCATAGGTCTGGAGGAGTTTCCTAGCCTGTCACACAAGTTGTTTAGAATGTGAGGTTTGGTCAATAAACCAGTGCACGCTTGGCCCCCCTTGCCATTTCCGCCCCCAGGGTCTCAGGCTCCCTTTTTGACCCGGCAGGGGCCCTTGGTTGCTGTCCTTACTGCCCTTCCAGGAAGCTGCCCCTTCAACTAGAGTATCTGTCTCCTTCCTGAGGCTGGGGGTTGACCGATGTCTCCCAGGTCACTCAGCCAGTGAGGCGGGGGCTGGACTGGACTCTTGTTCTCTTTACCCTCTGCCAAGTGCAGAGCGGGAGGCCAGCGTCAGGATCAAAGAAGTGGCTCGGCTCTTCGTGCTGGCCAACTGTTGGCATTTCTGGCCTCCATGGGCCTGGGGGAGAAGTGAGGCAGGCCTGTCAGGTTTTCCGGAGCAGTGGGCTCGCCAGCACAGATCTGTCAAGCCTCCGGATCACAACTGCAGAAACTCAGCCAAGGAGTGTTAGGTATGGACAGTGACGAGGCCAATCTACTTTCTGAGCTTCTCACAGATCTCCAAGAGCCAGAGATAAAATGTGCTGCATTTTTGCCCTGATTCTTAGGATTCCTGCTCCCCCACTACTGTAGTGATTGTTACAGAGGTCGTTTTCttgaattaatattaaatttcagTTCCAACCCTTATTAGTGTTGTCCTTAATCCTCCACCAGGGGGAGCCTGGGTTGCAGGGCAACTGAGTGCAATGGGGCATAGGACCCAGTGAGAACATAAGGTCAGGTGGTGAACAGAAATACAATTATGATGTCCACAGCAGCGAGCTGACCAAGCTATACTCACTGTAAGCACAGCTCTGTACCACTGCAGTGTAACacaattttattagaaattagtgtttttttccaTCACCTACGCTGAGCAACAAAGAATTGTAGTTACATGATAAAGGAGTCAGGACCTGTGCCATCCTTTAAGCAGAACTTGGTCAGGTAACAGAGTGATTAGAACCTAATCCTTGTCCGTGTAGTTAACAGCAGGCTTCCATTTTTCTCAGAAACTGACAAGAAGGTTTGACCTTCATCCACACTTTTTGTTTACATTCCCCTGGGCTGCTCCGAGTTGAAAAATTCACACAGCCAGGAGCTGCTTtctaagtggggctgggaaactCAGAAAATACCCCAAACCCTTACACCACAGTCTGATTTTAAAAGCTAAGATTACTTCAGTGAGTTCAATGTTAGTATTCAATATTTAAAGACCAAAGAGATATTTTCAGTTGGCGGACATAAGTACCCAGAGTCCCAGAAAGACTACTCACCACTGAGACAGCTGAGAATCTGAATGTCAAAGCAGTAAAGAGAGGCTACAGGGGCTGGGGAGGTCAAAGGACAAGCATTAAAATGCCTCAGTGGGGAGCTGGGACTTTGAGTATTAAAGGGCTTTCAAGAAGGCAGCTGAGGAAACAGACCAGGGGCCTCAGGCAGAAGCATTCCAGTCGCTGTGGGAAAGCCACAAAGCCAAAGCCAGAATCCGGTCAAAGAAATGGATTTGTCTTCATCTTGTTACTCCAGTGAAGGCTGGAAGAACCATTTGTAGCTGACCACCAAGGTGCCTCACCTGGAAGTCTTTATACATTCAAGACTGCGACAGGTGAAAAACGCTTGATTAAAGTCACCTTTCCCCTGCCCCACCATGTCATTTCAGGTCCTTGTGAGTGTCTGCTAACCCTGGCCTGGCATTTGCCCATCGGCTCATGGGGTCAGCCGTGAGCAGCCACCTAGCTATAGAAAGAGTAGTCAAGAGCCGTGAATTTGATAAGCTATGTCCCTTCCTGACTGAGTGGGTACTGCTAAGTGCTATGCTGCTTTGTTAGGCTGGCTGAACAGCTCCCTCACTGGCGGCATTCTTTTGGAAAAGAATTCGGATAAGCAGCCTCCTAAGGGCCAAGCCAAACAGAAGGGAATGAATACTAAAGCCCTGAAGAGGAACCTGCACCCTTGCCCGAGAGCCAGTGCTTGCATCTCCACAGCCAAGTACccaacaagaaaaatgaagaaacctTTCAAGGCTCTTAGGCTACTCACGTTATCCTGTGTTCAGGGACTCACCACTGGGCAGAACCACCATTCCCCAGCTAGGACACAAAACCAATAGCATGGATGCAGGGCAGGGAGATGTATGGCCAAGCACAGCCGCCTCTGCACAGGGCCTCCAGGAACGTGGGGCTCTGCGTTTGCTGTCCTCAGCTGACGGGCAGGCAGGTGTGGTGCCCACGGGCTGCACGGCCTTCCTGCTGCAGCTCATGCTCCTGGCTGCAAGCGGCTCCTGGCCCCCGTGATGGCTCTTCGGGTTTAGAGTAAGTGAGGACAGCATGCCTTGGAGCCGAGGGCAAGAGAATCAAAGACAGCAATCATGTAAGACTCTAGAAGTCAGTACGGGACCCTAAGGTGTAGGGGGAAAGTATCCTTTCTTACAGGGGTGTTATTAGGACCATAGGTCCTAACTCACACATCCTTCCCCCCTCAGCGCTCTCTGGGCCAGCTGCTTGGCCAGTTTGGCAAAGCCAAAGATGgtcagttgttttttttattgcttctttcccctccctcagaTTGATTCTACAGGGAAAAGGGGTTTAGGATCAGAGAAGGATGACGTGAGTCAGGGCAGAATACAAATCTCCTGAATAAAAGTACAAAGTGCTTTACAGAAACAGATCCCAAAGGCATCAAAAGGGCCAAGGGTTCTGTTTTACCCAGGGTCTTGGAACCCTGGAGCAGAAATACCCAGTCTCCTCATTATTAGACTTAAAACTAGTCATTtcctagattatttttttaaaaaaccaaactcattaaGCCTGTGCTTAAACACCTTAGGAAAAAAGAAGCCCCACCTTCTGTAAGAAATTGGGCCTCCACAGCACCAGAAGCCACCTTCCCCACAGAGTGAACCCATTCCCCATGGGCCTCCCCTGAGGCCTAAAGTAGCCCTTCAGCAGAGCAAAGGGGTGCTCAGCAAAGGGCCAAGGGGAATGCTCTTGGCAGGGGGGTGAGCAGGTCAGTCCATTCAGCCCAGGGGCAGCAGCGGCTCCCTGTGGCAGGAAGGGAGCTGCTGAGCAAAGGGGCTGGGACTCAGGCATCCTGAAGTGCTCAGGgagctgggaaaagaaacagtccCTCCCCAGCTCAGGCCCTCTGTGCTTCCAGGCAGGGCCTGTCATGCCTCTGGGTGCTGGAGCAGAGACCCAAGCCAGCAGCAGCGTGGGGTGGCCAATGGGGCGAGGTTCCACAAGAGAGGAGACAGGGTAACTTGTGCCCCGACTCCGGGAGGGTCTTGTCAGTCGCGATGGGCAGACTGGTGGCCGAGCTGCCGGTCGTCATAAGTGCTATAACGCTTGACGTGGATGCGGCGGACACGGTCCCGCAGTTCAAAGGTTTCCTCGTCTTCACTGGGGGACGCCTGGCTGCGGTTCCGGCTTGTGGCCTCCAATAGGGAGTTGTCAGGGACTCGGGGGGTCTCGTAGAGTAGAACGTTGAGTGTCTCCTCATAGATTCGGGCCTCTGGGAATTCCACCTGGGGCAAGGGGGACGAGAAGACCGAATGAGGTTTTACCCCAAAGAGGGAGCAGCATGTCAGGGCCCTTGGCCCTGTGCTGACTCCATAAGGCCTCCAGAACTCTCTCAAGAGACATGACTTTCTATCTCAAGAGGGAGGGCGGGGGTCTTCTTCTGAAGGAGGCGTGAGGGGACGGACTCTACGGACACAGAGACGCGAAACGCTAGcaccctccccctgcctcacCCAACCCCAGACCAATGGAGTAGGGTGTGTAGAGGTTATGGCCTTGGCTCTGTGGTCAGGCCTAGGTACAAATACAGCTCCCCCACTTATTAGCTGTGGGCCCTTGGACTTAACcttgctgtgcctcagtttccacatgttAACGTCTACCTCAGAGAGTTGTTGTGAACATTACATGAAAGATGCAAAATGCTTAGCAGAGAGCCTGAAGCACAGTAAACGAAAAATAAAAGCTTGGCTGCTTTGAGGCCTTCACGTGCACACAGCTCTCCCCCAGATGAGCTGCCCTTCCACCCCAGCAATGCTCTGCCGTCTCCAAAACACGCtggcggcggggggtgggtgcACAGCTATTCTCCAGGGAGGCACCATCTGCTTTGCAGCCGGGGGAAAGAGAGTTAGCTGTCTCCTATCAAATCCCTTACATGTGCCTGGCATTGCGTTGTCACTGCAGAGGCTAAGCTGATTGACCAGAAACACCCAACCAGCAGGGGCCAGAGGAGATATGAACAGCTATCTCTACTGCCCTGCGCTGCTTCTCCTAAGACCTGTCTCATTTTCATAACAGCTCTGTTAAATTCACACTATCATTCTCAggtttcaaatgaggaaactgaggcccagacggTTTACATGGCTTATCCAAAGTCAGAAAACTGACAAACGGTGGGACCAGAATTCAGATCTGAATTGGGCCAACTCCAAAGACCTCGTCCTTCCCATGGCACCAGGCTGTTCCCTGCTGGTCAACAGCCCTGCCTCTCAGCTGACCAAAGCAGAGTTCTATACCATTCCCTAAACCCCACGCATTGGCTTTTGTCCTTAAGCAGCACCATCATGGCAAGTTTGGGAAAGACAGCAAAATGTATGCCCGGTGGCGAAAGGTTCAGCCCCACTCATGCAGGCAGAAGCCCCACACCTTGGTCTGCTTCTTCTCGGTGGCGTACACGATGGAGGTGCAGCACACCTCCGCCAGCTTCCGACCCTGCCCGTAGAAAGACCAGCAGCAGATCTCGTCCCCGATGACATCCTTGATGAAGAGCACACGGCCGTTGAAGCGCAGGGAGAGCTTGTCAAACAGCTCAATGTTTTTCAGCAGGTGGTCATCGGAGTTGCTGAAAAACCAGTGAGGGCCCGGAGGCCTGGGAGTGAGGGAGGTCCCAGCACAGGGGCGGGTGCTGGCCGGGATCTCTCCTCCTCTCCGCTGTGTGCTCATGAAACAAGGAAGAGTCAAGATGCCAGAGGGACAGCGAGAGAAAGGGTCATGGGGCCCCCTTCGGGTTTGGGGGCCTGTGAGGAAAAGGAGGTGAGTTGGTTTTAAGTTAAAGCAGAGGACTGAGGGAGGGAGGTCTCCTCTTACCAGGCTGGAAGGAAGGAGGCTCGCTGCCATCTCAGCAGGAGGACCCCTTCCCTGGCTGTGGGGGGTGACGCTGGCAATATGTCTGCCCACGGGGAGTCCCTGAGAGGGTTTGGGTCTCCAAGCCTGCAGCCTCCTGCGTATACTTAACTATGGCCTGTTGAGAGGCCACTGGGGGACAAGGGGGACACTGGCTCAGCTATGAAGAGCGAGGGCTGCCTGAGGAGGAGTCCCAGCCCCTTGGCTTCCCAGCCTTCCTCCAGCCCATAGAGAACGCAGGGAAAACCCCTGGCCCGCTGCCTGACATGACACACGTTAAGAGGCTGTTACATGTTCAGTCCTGTCTACATCCCAGCCAGGGCCCCGCATTGAGTTCCAAATGCCTCGGCTCTGATTTCCCTCCTACTCTGTTCTCTTCCCGAGACCCAGACTCACGCCAACTGTGCCAAGTGTGCAGGTGGCCTCCCTTGGGTCTGCTGCCCGATTTCTGTCTGCTCAGCCCTCCCCGCTGCTTCTGTGGCCCTTCCCTGGGCAGCGCACCCCACCCCTCGGCAGGTGCCCCCACTACCTGGTGTAGGAATACTTGTTGTTGCTTCTGTTGTATAGCAGCTTCACCACGGGCTGTGAGGGAAGACAGCATGAGGGCCAGGGGCCTGACATCCCCAGCCCGCGGCCCTCGGCGATCCCTCAGAGGTCCCGGTACCTTGGTGGAGGATTCGATgagcctctcctcttccttcaggGATGTGATGACGGGGACGTTGCACACAGGCTGGTAGGAGTCCTTCTTGTCCTGGGTGACACACAGCCAAGAATCTTTCTTTGAGATCTTCTGTTTGCCAGGCTTTCCCCAGGAGCCATGAGAGCCCCTCTGCCGTGGCCACCCCCTACTTGTTGAGGAGGCATCAGATAGAGACAGGAGGCCCCTGGCAATAGAACTGCCAGCTGGCAAGCAGACCCCCATTCCCAGAAACCTAAAATCCAGATACCTACGCAGATAAACTAGAAGCACGGTCTACTCACACCGCCTGAGTCCGTCACCTTATAAACCTACCGGCTGCCAGCTTGCTTGGCCTGGGCAACAGCTGGTGTGTCTAACTAGGTTTGGACTCATCAATCGTACCTGCCACGTAGCCTTCCAGGAACTGGACCCTACCTCCCTGAAGGAGGGGGCCCATCCCGACCTCATCAACCTGCCCGACTCTGCCTCCGTACCTGCAGGGCAGTCTGGCACATGTTCACCAGCCCCTGAATGAGGTAATATTTTGCTTCAGCCATCAGTTCCTTGATTTCTTGCCGGTTTTGAGGGAGGATGATGGTGTCATCTCGGAGGTAATTCAAAATGGTGCCAAAGTGCTTTCCACATCGGTCTATGAGGATCCAGCCTAGGGATTCAGACAGGCCCCAGAGGGTTACTGTTTGCCTCCACGTACCTCAGAGCAGGTAGCAGGCAAAGGCCACCTGACGAGCCTGGTGGCAGGTGATAAGGAGCACAGAGCCCACAGCATTGGGTGACAGGAGTGGGAACAGAACCTCCAGCTGTTAAGTCCATGGCTGCTTTTCACCCCTCCTCCCTGAAGCCAAGAACTGGCACATACCGTGGGAGACACAGGCCCTCCAGGCTCTGCGGAGGCCAAATTCTGCTCTCTAAGCTCAGGAGTGCTCAGGCCCACCTCCCGGCAACACAGAAACACCTGGCCCTGCTTGCCTTTGGCCCGCTGCCCAGGCACTATGGCAATGGCTCTTTGGAGAATCTAGTCCTATGTGactattttaaaagtatggaTCTTCTCCCTGGAGAATATGTAAATACACAACATTCTATGTATAATTTCAAAGAATTCTGAAGCTCTACTAAGAACTCCAGGTGAAGGAGTCCTGCACTAGGTGAACAGGAAAAATGAATCTAGATTCCAGATCTGCCAGGCTTGAGCCACGCCCTGAAATTACTTCCTCAGGaacttctccttccttccccaccccacccaacaaGCCCCAGCACCTCACCTTCTTTGTCGGTCAGCACCTCCATGCGCCCACTGAACATGGCCTTGAGCATGGTGTCATGCCGGGTTAGCGCCCGCACGGTGGTGTAGTACAAGGAACCACCCACGTTGAGCTGGACGTATTTGTTGCCCAGGCCTCCTCCCTTGAAGCCGCTTAGCTTGGGCTTGGCCCCTGACGCTGGGCACAGACAGGTATCCCCCGACATCTCCCGCTGCAGGTAGATCACCACACGGCAGGAGGTTGGCTTGGAAGGCCCCGCCGTGGTGGAAGGGTCACGAGTGAGTGGCCAGTGGAGGCCAGAGCCTCATACTCTCAGCGCTGTGAGCAGGAGATGGGAGAGAAGACAGGAGTCAGCAGAGGAGAGCCCTCAGCCAGGAGGGAACAGGAAGAGAAACACTGACCATCCAGTCATTCTCTCCTTATGAGCCCAAGACTCCCTGGCGAGGCTAAAGCCCTAGGCAATGGCAAAAAAGACATTCCTGCTGTTCTTCATGGTATCAGGAACCAGGTCTGGGAGCACAGTCTCCCAGAACCTGATGCTGGTCACCTCACCAGTCTCCCTGAGACTTGGCCCAGCTCTGGGCAGCAAGGAGGCCAAGTAAACTCTTGGAGCTAATCAAAGACAGCTCCAGGAACAGACTGGGCAGAGCAGAAGTCCTCGCCCTGGGGATCCACCAGTCAGATTCCAGTTGTTTTCTTCTCAGTGTTCCCAGGATCCAAGATTTCCGGCCAAACCTATTGGGAATCCAGCCAGCCTAGGAGTTTCCCAGGAGTCTGAGGGACAGGATGCACTTCCTTTCTAACGATTCCAGGCTCAGGAGCAGCCTGCACCAGTGCTTCCTTTGAGCACCACCCAGAGTCTGGCTTCAGGAAGGCAAGTGACAGCAGCTTCAGGAGAACATGGATTGAGCCAGGCTGGAGGAAGCCAGCCAGTATTCCTGGCAGAGGTTACCCTAGCTCCAGCCAAGGTTTCCTGACCTTCTCCTTTTTTGGCATCAGCCCTGTCCCAAGTTCCTGAAATTGTCACCATTTTTCAGGATAGAACAACTACAGGATggctatttttgcttctttttcctgaGAACAGGTCCAGCCTtacctccttctctcttcctgcccaACAAGAATGGGGAGAAAGGGCCAAAAAAGACcagatgataaatttaaaaacaattaggTGATTTGGAAACTGAAACACTGACGGGAGTTCACAGGAGGGAGAAGCAAGCAAAGCAGAGGAGGGCAAAGCCAGATCACCCCTTATGATCTAGATTCTATATGTGTTTTGGCTTTCTAAAGAATCACTAAAATTCATTCACTGAAcgaaaacaaaaagcaagcatTCTTTGCATGTTTATTATGCTCCAGGTACTATTCTAGGCATTTAATATGTATCAGCTCATTTA
Coding sequences within it:
- the TNFAIP1 gene encoding BTB/POZ domain-containing adapter for CUL3-mediated RhoA degradation protein 2 — its product is MSGDTCLCPASGAKPKLSGFKGGGLGNKYVQLNVGGSLYYTTVRALTRHDTMLKAMFSGRMEVLTDKEGWILIDRCGKHFGTILNYLRDDTIILPQNRQEIKELMAEAKYYLIQGLVNMCQTALQDKKDSYQPVCNVPVITSLKEEERLIESSTKPVVKLLYNRSNNKYSYTSNSDDHLLKNIELFDKLSLRFNGRVLFIKDVIGDEICCWSFYGQGRKLAEVCCTSIVYATEKKQTKVEFPEARIYEETLNVLLYETPRVPDNSLLEATSRNRSQASPSEDEETFELRDRVRRIHVKRYSTYDDRQLGHQSAHRD